A section of the Humulus lupulus chromosome 2, drHumLupu1.1, whole genome shotgun sequence genome encodes:
- the LOC133819347 gene encoding inactive beta-amylase 9 yields MEVSVIGSSQAKSEATELAYRELGFCSSKGQSLNVVGLRSRVCFDQVGRWKNNTRLRFTPKAVQSEPVRSKEVSGRTRKSKSLNGIKLYVGLPLDIVSDCNTVNHARAITAGLKALKLLGVEGVELPVWWGIVEQEAMGKYEWSGYLAVAEMVRNAGLKLHVSLCFHASKQPKIPLPAWVSQIGESEPSIFFTDRSGKCYKECLSLAVDELPVLNGKTPVQVYNDFCESFKSSFLSSMGSTIQGISIGLGPDGELRYPSHHQKAKGSKIPGVGEFQCYDKNMLGNLKQHAEATGNPCWGLGGPHDAPTCDQIPTTNAFFKDNGGSWESPYGDFFLSWYSNQLINHGDRLLSMASSVFEDTEVEISGKVPLVHSWNRTRSHPSELTSGFYNTCLRDGYEEVAQVFVRNSSTMILPGMDLSDEHQLRGSLSSPELLLKQIKKACRRHGVEISGQNSSVSGAPGGFEQIKGNLLSENMVNLFTYQRMGAYFFSPEHFPSFTMFVRSLNQPQLHSDDLRREEEEEEEAVEAIPMSSDSSINMQAA; encoded by the exons atggaGGTTTCTGTGATTGGTAGTTCGCAGGCGAAGAGTGAAGCGACAGAATTGGCTTACAGAGAGCTTGGGTTTTGTAGCTCGAAAGGTCAGAGTCTTAACGTTGTTGGTTTGAGGAGCAGGGTATGTTTCGATCAGGTTGGAAGGTGGAAGAACAACACCAGGCTTCGATTTACTCCTAAGGCTGTACAGTCGGAACCTGTACGGTCTAAGGAAGTTTCTGGGCGAACCCGAAAGTCTAAATCG CTTAATGGCATAAAGTTATATGTTGGGTTGCCCTTGGATATAGTTTCAGACTGCAATACTGTGAACCATGCAAGAGCCATCACTGCTGGACTAAAGGCTCTGAAGCTTTTAGGCGTTGAGGGTGTTGAGCTCCCTGTTTGGTGGGGGATTGTTGAGCAAGAAGCTATGGGAAAGTATGAGTGGTCGGGGTACCTGGCTGTTGCAGAGATGGTTCGGAATGCAGGTCTCAAGCTCCATGTCTCACTCTGTTTCCATGCCTCTAAACAACCAAAGATCCCACTCCCAGCCTGGGTGTCTCAGATTGGTGAATCCGAGCCAAGCATCTTCTTCACAGATCGATCAGGGAAGTGTTACAAAGAATGCTTATCACTGGCTGTAGATGAACTTCCTGTTCTCAATGGAAAAACCCCAGTTCAAGTTTACAATGACTTTTGTGAAAGCTTCAAGTCTTCATTCTTGTCTTCCATGGGTTCCACAATCCAG GGTATTTCCATTGGCTTAGGACCTGATGGTGAGCTTCGCTATCCTTCTCATCATCAGAAAGCAAAAGGCAGTAAAATCCCTGGTGTTGGAGAGTTCCAGTGCTATGACAAGAACATGCTTGGCAATCTGAAGCAGCATGCTGAAGCAACTGGGAACCCTTGTTGGGGACTTGGCGGTCCTCATGACGCTCCCACTTGTGATCAGATACCAACAACAAACGCTTTCTTCAAGGACAATGGTGGATCATGGGAATCGCCCTATGGCGACTTCTTCCTCTCTTGGTATTCAAACCAGCTCATAAATCATGGGGATCGGCTTCTTTCTATGGCTTCTTCTGTTTTTGAGGACACTGAAGTGGAAATTTCTGGTAAAGTCCCACTTGTGCACTCATGGAACAGAACCAGGTCTCACCCTTCTGAGCTGACTTCTGGGTTTTACAACACATGCCTTAGAGATGGATATGAAGAAGTTGCACAGGTGTTTGTAAGGAATTCCAGCACAATGATATTGCCAGGAATGGACTTATCAGATGAACACCAACTCCGTGGTTCACTTTCAAGTCCTGAGTTATTACTAAAACAGATTAAGAAAGCTTGCAGAAGGCATGGGGTTGAGATTTCTGGACAGAATTCATCAGTTTCAGGTGCTCCCGGGGGATTTGAACAGATCAAAGGGAACTTATTGAGTGAGAATATGGTGAACCTGTTCACTTATCAGAGAATGGGCGCTTATTTCTTCTCACCTGAGCATTTTCCTTCATTCACAATGTTTGTCCGTAGTCTCAATCAACCACAGCTACATTCAGATGACTTGCGtagggaggaggaggaggaggaagaagcTGTTGAGGCCATTCCTATGTCTTCAGATTCAAGCATCAACATGCAAGCCGCTTAA
- the LOC133819348 gene encoding tubby-like F-box protein 3 produces MSIRSIIQDMRMSRSQRVVQDASSSAAAGAAAVVDGLSQSCWANMPQELLREVLMRIEASETSWPPRKSVVACAGVCRSWRLITKEIVKTPELSGSLTFPISVKQPGPRDCLLKCFIKRIRSTQTYLLFLSLTNALADDGKFLLAARKCRRATCTDYVISLHGDDMSKGSSAYIGKLRSNFLGTKFTIFDGQPPHAGAKISKSRSTRLVNLKQVSPRVPAGNYPVAHISYELNVLGSRGPRRMQCIMNAIPSSAIEPGGVAPTQRDFSVSSPDSFPSLSFFRSKSNHVENSASGPMASQKDGVMVLKNKSPRWHEQLQCWCLNFHGRVTVASVKNFQLVASPENGTPGPEHEKIILQFGKVEKDLFTMDYRYPISAFQAFAICLSSFDTKIACE; encoded by the exons atgtcGATTAGGAGTATAATACAAGACATGAGGATGTCAAGGTCGCAGAGGGTAGTGCAGGACGCATCATCATCTGCGGCGGCCGGGGCGGCGGCGGTGGTGGATGGGTTGAGCCAGAGTTGTTGGGCGAACATGCCTCAGGAGCTACTTAGAGAGGTGCTTATGAGAATTGAAGCCTCGGAGACTTCCTGGCCGCCGAGAAAGAGCGTCGTCGCCTGCGCCGGAGTTTGCCGGAGCTGGAGACTGATTACTAAGGAGATCGTTAAGACTCCTGAACTCTCTGGAAGCTTGACCTTTCCCATCTCAGTCAAACAG CCTGGCCCAAGGGATTGCCTTCTCAAATGCTTTATAAAACGAATCCGTTCTACCCAAACTTATCTCCTTTTTCTCAGTTTGACTAATG CGCTAGCTGACGATGGAAAATTCCTTCTTGCCGCGCGCAAGTGTAGGCGTGCCACTTGCACAGATTATGTCATCTCGTTGCATGGTGATGACATGTCAAAGGGAAGCAGCGCATACATTGGGAAACTAAG GTCAAATTTTCTGGGGACGAAGTTCACAATCTTTGATGGACAGCCTCCTCATGCAGGAGCTAAGATTTCGAAGAGTCGCTCTACTAGGCTGGTGAATTTGAAACAAGTGTCACCTCGAGTTCCTGCAGGCAACTACCCTGTGGCTCACATATCATATGAGTTAAATGTGTTGGGTTCCAG GGGTCCAAGGAGAATGCAGTGTATCATGAATGCCATTCCTTCCTCTGCAATTGAGCCTGGTGGTGTCGCCCCCACGCAAAGGGATTTTTCCGTTAGCAGTCCAGATTCCTTTCCTTCACTCTCATTTTTCCGTTCAAAATCCAACCACGTAGAAAATTCCGCATCAGGGCCTATGGCCAGTCAAAAAGATGGAGTAATGGTATTAAAAAATAAGTCTCCTAGGTGGCACGAGCAGCTCCAGTGTTGGTGCTTGAACTTTCATGGGCGAGTAACAGTTGCTTCAGTGAAAAACTTTCAGTTGGTGGCCTCTCCAGAGAACGGAACTCCTGGGCCGGAACATGAGAAGATCATCCTCCAGTTTGGAAAAGTTGAGAAAGACTTGTTTACCATGGATTACCGATACCCAATATCAGCTTTTCAAGCATTTGCTATCTGCCTCAGCAGCTTTGACACCAAGATAGCTTGTGAATGA
- the LOC133816669 gene encoding uncharacterized protein LOC133816669: MAATEAMDVDLILNRALNKFTSAMLTLTVSRLRSGAITEQAKSLEQWHADELKSATEKYAKQLAVVLEEKNKLAEELKKKQKSLDKAIDQREQFKESNRVNYRATKHLEEDLAASKQENTTLEGRIEELEKANASNLERYKNATLQCFYDF; encoded by the exons ATGGCTGCGACAGAGGCGATGGACGTCGACCTAATCTTAAACCGCGCCTTGAACAAGtttaccagt gcaatgctgacccttactgTCAGCCGTCTCCGCTCAGGTGCTATTACCGAGCAGGCCAAATCTTTGGAGCAATGGCACGCTGATGAACTCAAATCTGCCACAGAGAAATATGCTAAACAACTTGCAGTGGTGCTTGAGGAGAAGAATaaactggctgaggagttgaAGAAGAAGCAAAAGTCTCTGGACAAAGCCATCGATCAGAGGGAgcagttcaaggagtctaaccgcgtcaATTACCGTGCGACTAAACATCTCGAGGAGGACTTGGCTGCGAGCAAACAGGAGAATACAACCTTGGAGGGTCggattgaggagcttgagaaagccAATGCTAGCAACttagaaaggtacaagaatgccactctTCAATGCTTCTACGATTTCTAG